CATGGAACGATTGTATTGGACGAGGATAGCAGCCTTACCGGCATACCGGATAGCGCCTGGGAATATAAGCTGGGCAATCGCAGTGCCTTGGAATGGATATTGGACCAATACAAGGAAAAGAAACCCAAGGATCCCACCATCGCCGAACGCTTCAATACCTACCGCTTTGCCGATTACAAGGAACAGGTGATCGAGCTCCTGATGCGGGTCTGCACCGTGAGCGTAAAGACCGTGGAAATCATTCGCCAGATGAAGGGGTGAGATGTAATGCTGTATTGGCAATGCGATGGGCATCAGGCTGGGAGAAAATCATTAACGTGGCATGTTAATAAAAACTACTTGACAGGATAGGACATGCAGATTAGTTTTACCACAAAGAAGCTTATGAAGCTTTTATCGAGTGAGAAAGAGATGGTGCGAAGCTATGGTCCAAAATGCGCGAAGCTGATTAAGCGCAGATTATGGGAATTAAATGCAGCAAGCGATATGAGTCAAGTGCCACTCTGCACAAGATTGCACCCATTGACCGGGAACTTAGATGGAAAGTTTGCAGTAGATCTGGAACATCCGAAGCGCTTGATACTTGTGCCGGATTGCAGGGAATTGCAAAAAAAGGCAGATGGCAGCTTGGACTTGAGCCAAATAGTAGCCATCATGATATTGGGTATAGTGGATTATCACTAAGGAGAGGGAAGGATGAGAAAGCGATATGAGTTCACTCCGGATTATGCTGTAATCCCTGGAGAAACTCTTCAGGACACGATTGAGAGTCTGGATATGACTCAGGCTGAGTTTGCGTCCAGGATGGGAATGACGGAGCAGAGCCTGGTACGCATCATCAAAGGAGAGCAAAAGATTACACACGAAACAGCACAGAAGTTGGAGTTGGTTACAGGTGTATCAAATGAGTTTTGGGTTAAACTGGAAGCCCAGTATCAGCAACAAATCAAGTTGATCGAGGAGCGTAAACGGAAGGTTGAATACTCCGCTTGGCTCAAGCAGTTTCCCCTCAAGGTCTTAGCAGAAAGGGGGTATATCCACATAACTAAAGATCCCATAGCGCAGGCCAGGGAAGTGTTTGCATTTTTCCGCACCAGCTCCAAAGAGACTTTCGAAAAGGATGTTTCCCGGCTGATGGCCAGTGCCAGAGATAGTGTGGCTTATAGCACATCGCCCCTGATGGCTGCCACCTACGTGGAGATGGGGATCAAAGACGCTGAAACCCAGAAGGTATTGCCATATAATACAAAGGC
This is a stretch of genomic DNA from Candidatus Cloacimonadota bacterium. It encodes these proteins:
- a CDS encoding killer suppression protein, with product MQISFTTKKLMKLLSSEKEMVRSYGPKCAKLIKRRLWELNAASDMSQVPLCTRLHPLTGNLDGKFAVDLEHPKRLILVPDCRELQKKADGSLDLSQIVAIMILGIVDYH
- a CDS encoding HigA family addiction module antitoxin translates to MRKRYEFTPDYAVIPGETLQDTIESLDMTQAEFASRMGMTEQSLVRIIKGEQKITHETAQKLELVTGVSNEFWVKLEAQYQQQIKLIEERKRKVEYSAWLKQFPLKVLAERGYIHITKDPIAQAREVFAFFRTSSKETFEKDVSRLMASARDSVAYSTSPLMAATYVEMGIKDAETQKVLPYNTKAFREALKEAKAMIIDPPQDFGSKLQELFAKAGVALVFVPLFKGAHFNGVSKWLSSTKALIILSARGKAEDIFWFSLFHEAAHILHHSKKRLYISCNKSTNNDEEEAEQFAADYLIPASFNERILQSKSDQDLCALAKELGLSPGIVAGRYHHLTSKWNRFQHLIKKVDWE